The sequence CCCTAGCCCAGCCTCAGGAATACTCCAGGTAACTACTGATAATACACCTACCGATACCATTCCAAAAGAGCAAAACTCGGCAGAAGGGCTGTAGATAACTCTGAAAAACGATGTGAATAAGTGTCTATAACTTATGGACAAATACAGACTTATCCCAAATGACATTGCTCATTTGGGATACTTTTTTTTGGGCTATGGATAACCACAATTTTGTAAACGTCTATCCACATTTATACACACAGCACTTAATGAACACTCCAAAACCAATGACGTTATACACAGAATCAAGATAAATAAGGATCGGTACTTAGTATCAAATAGTTGCAAGTTGATAACATGTGGATGAAAAGTGAATTATGTATGGATAATGCTTGGGTAACTTGTGGGTAACATCAACCATTGAGTTTACCCACAAATCCACAGCTTAATAACTGTAATAGTTTTTTATTTAAAAAAAGAATATAATATAAATATATAGCCTGTGGAAAGTTGATAAGTCAAGCAATTCATGCTCCAATCTGACAAGTCTTCATGTTGGCCCATACCACATTTAACTACTGCTAAGTCGCTGGTCAATTAATTGGAAAAAGGATATCAAAACCTTAAAAAAATAGATATCTTTAAGTTTCGAAAAAAGCATGCCCAATGATCCATAAGTTTGGGCTGTTGCTGGAATTGTGTAAATCTGCTAACAATGAAAATAACCATTTTGATATGTAGCCTTGTGTTGGTTTTCTCCTCAGCACTATTTGCACAGGATACGAGTTCCCAGGAAAAAATTTACTTTACGGATTTTTATATTTCTGCAGGTTATAAAAATCAACCGTATACCGATCTCAATAATTATCTAAGTGGGCAAGGATACCAAACATTTGAGAAGCAAACGGCGACATTGGGAGCGGGAATATCTTATGTAGCGATGTCACGATTGGGCTTTTTTGCAGAAGCGGATTTTAATCTCAACAAAAAACGGTTCAGTAATGATTTTGTGAATTATCGTTATCTGCCCATCCATGTCACGGCGGGCCTGCAATATCACTGGAAAAATAGCCTTACCAAAGATTGGAGATTTTATCCAAAAGTAGGGATTTATTACGGTACCACGTCCTTGGACCTCATCGCAAAGGACCTGAACACCGATTTCAATGAAAACTTACTGGGAAATATGAATACCAGTTTCCTTTACCAGCGAAACCTTGGACTTAACTTGAGCTTGAATGCGGATAAATTATTAGGAGCCTTTTTAAAACCCACGACCCAAATCGGAGTGTACTCTAGAATGGGGCTGCAAGTGGGCTATATGCTGAACATTTATTCCAGTGTGACCAAGCTCAGGAGAAACTTTAGTCCGGACCTCCGCAAGGACTTGATAATATCTAATGCACCGGCATTTGATCCCAGTGCTTTTTATGTGAAATTGAATTTTGCCATTGGTAAGTTTGAGAAATCAAGCGATTGATCTGCCCAAAACCTTTACATTTCATCATGAGAAAAATTTATAGCTTCGTGGCCCTCTTGATAGGGTTACAATGGACTGCATTGGCCAAGACGGATACGGTGCAAGTGCACAGCAATGCCATGGACAAGGACGTCCCCAATTTAATCGTAACACCCCAAGACTATTCCAACTCCGCATCGTATCCTTCGGTATATTTGCTGCATGGAGCTGGTGGTGATTACACCTCTTGGTCTAAGATTGCCGATTTACAGCATTATGCGGACCGCTACGGCCTTATCATCATCTGTCCTGATGCAGGAGTCACCAGTTGGTATTTCGACAGCCCTATCGACCCTAAAATGCAATATGAGACTTACGTGACTTCTGAGCTGATCAATTGGGTGGACGAACATTATGCGACGAAGCAAGACCGAGCTTATCGTGCCATAACGGGGTTAAGCATGGGCGGACACGGCGGCCTTTACTTGGGCTTTCGTCACCAGGACCTTTGGGGAGCTGTAGGCAGTACCAGTGGGGGCGTGGATATTCGACCTTTCCCGTTGAATTGGGACATCGCCAAAAGACTGGGCCCTTATGCCGAGAATAAGGAGGTTTGGGAGGAAAATACCGTGATCAACCTGGTTCACCTGCTGGATGGAAAGACCTTGGATATCATCATCGACTGTGGTCGTCATGACTTTTTCTATGATGCCAATGTTCGCTTGCACAACAAGTTGGAAGAGCGTAATATTCCTCATGATTTTATCAGTCGTCCAGGTGTGCATAACGGAGCATATTGGCACAATGCGATCGCTTATCAATTGTTGTATTTCAATAGCAAATTCGAGCGACTCAAATAGAATTTCATTTTGTGCAAATGGACAGGACCGCCAAAAAGTAATTTGCACTGATAATACGTTAAATATCACAATCTTTGGATCGGATAAATGTTCATTTCGGTGGAATTTAGGGTATCTTAATAGGATAATTAATGCCTATGTTCTATGCAAGATGATTTATCGATTTGGTTACTAGTATTTTTCTGATGAACAAAATATGTCTAATAGCAAAAGTGGCTTCGGCTACGCTCAGCCACCAACCCTGAGCTATCGTAGTCAAAATTATCAAAGCTCGGCCACCAACCTTGAGCTACCGCAGTCAAAATTATCCAATCTCAGCCACCGACCCTTAGCTCGTGCTTTCAAAATTATCCAATCTAGGCCACCGATATTGCTTCGTTGGAGTATGTTCGTAGAAGAGCAGTCTACGATCCAGTGGGCTGGTTGGATGCATCCCGGAAGTTGACATTATCGTTTCACTCTAACCCTGAGTGTAACCATTCTCTCGGATCCTGAGGTAACCATTCATTTGGTCCCAGAGCGTAGCCGTTCAATCGGTCCCTGAGCGTAGCCGAAGGGACGAATAATACCTAAAAAAAACATTACAATGAAAGGATACATGTATATTTTGGAATGCTCAAATGGAGCCTTTTATACAGGAAGTACGGTCGATTTAGATAGGAGATTGGAAAAGCATCAAGCTGGTCATGGAGCAAATTTTACTAAAAGGTACCTACCAGTAAAACTGGTTTATTTCGAAGAATATGCCAGAATAGACCAAGCTTTTTATCGAGAGAAACAAATCCAAAGATGGGGACGAAGCAAGAAAATAGCTTTGATCAATGGTGATTTGGATAGATTACACGAGTTATCAGCTTGTCAGAATAACTCGAATTTCAAATATTACAATAGCAAAAAGGAGTGAATTGTTTGGCCCGTGGCTTCGGCTACGCTCAGCCACCGGAGTCTGCTCACTGAGCGTAGCCGTTCAATCGGTCCCTGAGCGTAGCCGAAGGAAGAAGAATTTAAAAGCTTATATAAATACCTGACATTTATTAAAACTCATCGTTACTTTTGTTTGGTTGAAATAACCATTTTTTCGGAAAGCTCCCCAGAAATATGGGCTGAACCTAAGGAATCTAATCCGTGATGAGCTTGGCTATATCAGCCAAGCTTAATTTATACTATAATCAACGGCTTTTATGAGTGTGATAGTAGGCGTAGAACCAAAATTCTTGGGAGAATAGATAATAATCCAGTAATTTTCGTCAATTATGTCTAGCAGCTCCATGAAAAAAGAAATTTATTGGTTAGTAGGGACCTTGATCCTTGTGATCGTACTGCACTTCTTCCATTTTGGTGGGGAAGGTTTTCAGCCAGGTACGCAGTTTGACGTGGAAGTATTTGATACTTACTTTGCGATGAGCAGTCTGTATTTCCTCTGGCCATTTGCTGTCTCCTGTTTCTTTTTGGTGTATTTGGTAAAAGTGATCGCCACGGCTTTCAGCAGTGGACCGGCCAATTTGGTATTGATGATCACTTCCATTTTCTTGTTGCTCTTTACCACCCGTGGCAGTTTGATCATGGCAGGTGTGTTGCAAGGCCAGGTTTTGGTGGATTTTGCTACAGCGATGGTGGTGATCCAGTTGGTGTTGTCGGTACTCTTGGCTTATACGGCTTTTAGGACGGGAAACCTCAAAAAATATGGATGGTGACCCAAATAAACTAATGTTTTCGCGATCCACATGAACGCCCAATTGCTTAATAATATCGCCAAGCACATAGTGCTTCTACCCGAAGAAATCGCGCTGTGTGGTGACTTTTGGAAAGAAAAAGTGGTCCGTAAGGGGGAGTATCTGCTGAGGAACGGAGACATCGCCAAAACAGACAATTATGTGGTCACTGGAGTACTCAAGGCATTTTACCTATCCGATAAGGGTGATGAGGAGATTTTGTATTTTGCTAATGACGATTGGTGGGCTACAGATATTTTGAGCTTTCAAAAGCAAAGCCCTTCTGTTTACAATATTCAGGCGCTGGAAGATACCCTATTGTTACAAATCCACCGGGATTCCTTTCAGGAAATGTTAAAGCAAATTCCAAAACTAGAAACCTATTTCAGAAGTATTTTGGAGAGTTATGTTGGAAGCCTCCAGCAGCGTATCATCACCACCAATGCCAGCAACGCCGAACAAAAGTATATTGATTTCATCCAGAAATATCCTGAAATTGCTGCCAAAGTTCCGCAATATTTGATAGCCTCCTATTTGGGCGTCAGCCCAGAATTTATCAGTCGCATAAGAAAAAGAAACCAAGGTTAATTGAACTAGATCAATTTTTTAGGGTAAGGGGTTGCTGATTTTTGCATGTATAACAAAAAGAAAAAATCTTATGAAAAAGGTACTGATTATCAACGCCAGTGTTAGGGACAAAAAATCCCAAAACCGAAAGTTGGCAAGGGGCTTTATCGAAAATTGGCAAGCAAATTATCCCCATGTTTCATTTACTAATCGGGAGGTAGGATTGGACAACATTCCACCCATTGATGAGCCCTGGATTGCAAGTGCGTTTGTCAAGCCGGAAGCAAGGAATAAGGAAAACCAAAAAGGCGTCAGGTTAAGTGATGAGCTGGTTAAGGAATTGAAAGCCCATGACGTTTATGTCATTGCCACGCCCATGTACAACTGGGCCATTCCAAGTGGACTGAAGGCCTATATTGATCAAATTATGCGGATCAACGAAACCTGGAAATTCCGGTCAGGAAAACCCGATGGTGACTATGTCGGATTATTGAAAAACAAGCAACTTTACATCCTATCGACCAGAGGGGATACAGGTTATGGAGAAGGAGAAAAGAATGCACATATGAATTTCCAAACGACCTATTTGAAATTTATTTTCACCATGATGGGAGTAAAAGACACCACCGTTATTTCGTTGGACAATGAGGAATTTGGAGGGACCTTATTCGAGGTATCAAAACGAGAAGTATACGAAAAAATCAAAAACGCATAGGCAGGGAAATCGCCTTTAAACTATTAGTGAAGAGATGTCAGCCTGAGCCCTTCGACAAGCTCAGGATAAACTAAAGGCGAAGGCTAGACCTTGGACCTCGACTCTACCTGGAGGATTGACAGGTACGCTCGGTCTGACTTTTTGCCTGAATTAAATAACTTAATGGGTTAAAAGCGATTTCCTTAAACTTATAGGGCAATATTATCCTTGTTTTGAATGGGCTAGCGATGTCACAAATTAGCAAACCTCCTTTAAGTGTGAGGTGCCAGTTGTAGATGCTAAATACTGCTCAGTAGGTTCCTAAACTTTTCCCTTTTTTAACATTTCAAACTTCTCACATTTTTAACTAAAAATAGTATGCATGCATACAAAAATATTTGTATCTTACGTTAAGCTAATACAGCAATGAACTGAGGCAATGAAACCTGAAGAAACCGTAGATTTCCACATCAAGACTGCTTGGCATGCCATCTCACGCATGTACAATCAGAAGGCTGTGGAAGAGGGATTCACTACCTCTATCGGTTTCGTCCTGATCAATATCAACACACATGAAGGCACTCCTGCTACTAAGATAGCGCCACTCATGGGCTTGGAGTCCAGAAGCCTTACACGGATCCTGAAATCCATGGAAGATCGGGGCTTGATTTGTCGCCAGCCAGACCCTGCAGATAAGCGATCGGTCCGCATTTTTTTAACCCCGGAAGGGAAGCGGAAAAAAGAAAAATCCATCCAAACGATTCAAGCATTTAACCACGCCATCCGGGAGGTGGTCACGAAAAGGGAAATGGATATGTTCTTTCGTGTTTTTGAGAAGATCAACAAGGTAATCGAAAAACAATAAACAGACTTTGGGGTACCGCTTTGGCGGATCCTTCTAAGATAATCGTAACCATTATATGAAACCACGCCTGTACGAGGTTGCTTCTTTTAGGAGCAAATGTTCATTGCGGGGTTCCATTTGACCATTTTAAATAAACGTAAACCAAATGAAACGAGCCATTCAGAAAGTAGCCATTTTAGGTTCCGGAGTAATGGGATCCAGAATAGCCTGTCACTTTGCCAATATCGGCGTGAAGGTCCTTTTACTGGATATTTTGCCCAAAGAACCCAATGAAGCCGAAAGTAAAAAAGGCCTGAGCCTGGAGGACAAAGCCGTCCGTAACCGATTGGTCAATGAAGCACTGGAAAAAACCCTCAAATCCAAACCTTCTCCGATCTATGATCGGGCATTTGCCGACCGCATCCAAACGGGCAACTTTGACGATGACCTGCCCAAGATCAAGGATTACGACTGGGTAATCGAGGTGGTCGTAGAGCGATTGGACATCAAGCAATCCCTGTACGAGAAGGTGGAGCAGCACCGGAAGCCGGGCACACTCATTACTTCCAATACCTCCGGGATTCCCATGCAAATGCTCTGTGAGGGGAGAAGTGATGATTTTCAGGCCAATTTCTGTGGGACACATTTTTTTAACCCACCCCGGTACCTGCGATTGCTGGAGATCATCCCTGGTCCCAAGACTGATCCGGCCATCATTGATTTTCTTATGGATTATGGTGATCGCCACCTTGGTAAGGAGACGGTGCTGTGTAAAGATACTCCGGCCTTTATTGCCAACCGCATTGGGGTGTATGCCATGATGTCCAGCATGCATATCATTGAAAGCATGAAAATGGGCGTTTCCGAGGTGGATAAATTGACCGGAACGGTCATTGGCCGCGCCAAGTCAGCTACTTTCCGCACGATGGACGTGGTAGGACTGGACACCATGGTCAATGTCGCCAATAACCTCAGCAAAGCACTCCAAAATGATGAATCCAAGGACAAGTTCAAACTGCCTAAAACCGTAGCATATCTCTCGGAGAAAAAATGGCTGGGAGATAAGACGGGACAAGGCTTTTTCCATATGATTCGCCACAAGGACGGAAGCAAAGAGCTCAAGGAAATCGACCTGCAGACCCATGAATACAAACCGGCCGAGAAGCCAAAATTCAAAGCCTTGGAAGCTTCAAAAGAAATCAATGACCTGAAGGAGCGCATCAAGTTTTTGGTCAATTTTGACGATGAGGCAGGAGCGTTTTACCGGGCTACCTTTTACGATTTGTTCCGCTATTGTTCGTTTCGAATACCGGAAATTTCAGATGAACTTTACCGCATTGATCAGGCCGTGTGTGCCGGATTTGGCTGGGAATATGGCCCTTTCGAAAACTGGGACATCCTAGGACTAAAGGATACCATCAAGAAAATGGAGGAAGCGGATCAGCGCCCAGCGGAGTGGATATATGAAATGCTGGATGCCGGGAATGAGCATTTTTATCGTGTGGAAGATGGGCGGCGACAGTATTACGACATTCCCTCCAAATCCTACAAAGACATTCCGGGACAACAGGAATTTATCCTTTTGGATACCCTTAAAGCGGCCAACAAGAAAATCTGGGGAAATGCCGGTGCCACGATCTATGACATGGGGGATGAGGTCATCGGTTTGGAATTTCACACGAAGATGAATTCCCTCGGTCAGGAAGTAATCGAAGGGATCAACACGGCCATTACCATGGCCGAAAAGGATTATAAAGGCTTGGTCATCGGAAATGAGGGCGCCAATTTCTCTGCTGGCGCCAATTTGGCCATGCTCTTTATGTTTGCCGGAGATCAGGAATTTGATGAGATCAACCTGATGATTGCCCAGTTTCAGAAGACCATGATGCGTGTCCGCTACAGCAGCGTACCGGTGGTCGTGGCTCCGCATAATATGGCCCTTGGTGGCGGCTGTGAAATGTCCTTACATGCAGATGCGGTACAAGCACATGCGGAGCTGTACATGGGCTTGGTTGAATTTGGAGTAGGACTGATCCCAGCAGGTGGGGGCACCAAAGAGATGATCCTTCGTTTTAGCAATGCCATCCACAGCGGTGATGTGGAAGTCAATCGGCTGCAGGAATATTTTATGAACATTGCCACGGCCAAAGTATCCACTTCGGCAGAAGAAGCGCGAGGTCTGGGATATCTCCAAGCAAAGGATGACATCACCCTCAACCGCAAGCGGCAGTTTGCCGAGGCAAAAGCCAAAGTCATCGAATTGTTCGACGAAGGCTACACCCAGCCGGTGCAGCAGACCAATATCAAGGTGCTGGGCAAAACGTCCTTGGCACTGTTTGAAGCAGGCATCACCGGAATGCGGTACGGTGCCTATATTTCTGAACACGATGCCAAGATCGCCAGGAAGCTGGCTTGGGTCATGAGTGGCGGAGACCTTTCACAAGCCAATGAAGTCAGCGAGCAATACCTCTTGGAGCTGGAGCGGGAAGCCTTCCTCAGCCTAACCGGTGAACAAAAGACCCTAGAACGCATCCAGAGCATCCTCTTTAAAGGAAAACCACTTCGAAATTAAATTAGAGCAAAGAAGTAAGACAAAAGAGTAAAGAAACCCAAAACCTTGTATCATGCATAATTTCAGAAATCTAAAAGTGTGGCAAAAATCAGTTGATTTTGCTGTAAAGATATATTTCGAAACCAAAGAATTTCCAAGTGAGGAGAAATTTGGAATGGTTTCCCAAATGAGGAGGGCGGGAGTTTCTGTCCCTTCTAACATTGCTGAAGGAAGTGCAAAATCTTCTGGTAAAGCTTTTAGCAATTCATTGGAAACAAGCTTGGGTGAAAGCTACGAACTCGAAACACAACTTGAAATTAGTAAACGTGTGGGATTGCTGAATGAAGAAAAATCAAGTTCACTGCATGAAGATTTAGTAGAGATTCAACGCATGATTAACGGTCTGAAATCGAAAGTCGAGTCTTGACTCTTTTTTCTTTTCTCTTGATTCTTTAAGCACAAACAAACTATTAAACGAAAACGATATGGACGCATACATCATCAAAGGATATAGGACAGCAGTGGGAAAAGCCAAAAAAGGTGGATTCCGCTTTTATCGGCCGGATGACCTGGCCGTAGATGTGATCAAAAAGCTGATTGCCGATACCCCCGGTTTGGAAGCGGAGCGGGTGGATGACCTGATCGTGGGCAATGCCGTACCCGAGGCTGAGCAGGGCATGCAGATGGGACGGATGATTTCGCTCATGGCACTGGGAAAGGTGGTGCCGGGCTTTATCATTAACCGATACTGTGGCTCGGGCCTAGAGGCCATCGCCTTGGCCACAGCCAAAATCAAATCAGGAATGGCTGATTGCATCATCGCAGGAGGCACCGAATCCATGTCCATGGTACCGATGATGGGATATAAAACGGCCCTCAACTGGAAGATTGCCTCTGAGCATCCGGATTATTACCTCAGCATGGGATTGACCGCAGAGGAGCTGGCCAAGGATTATGATATTTCGCGGGAAGATTCCGATCAGTTTGCCGTGACTTCCCACGAGCGGGCGATCAGTGCGATCAAAGAAGGCCGGTTCAAGGAAGAGATT comes from Echinicola vietnamensis DSM 17526 and encodes:
- a CDS encoding alpha/beta hydrolase; amino-acid sequence: MRKIYSFVALLIGLQWTALAKTDTVQVHSNAMDKDVPNLIVTPQDYSNSASYPSVYLLHGAGGDYTSWSKIADLQHYADRYGLIIICPDAGVTSWYFDSPIDPKMQYETYVTSELINWVDEHYATKQDRAYRAITGLSMGGHGGLYLGFRHQDLWGAVGSTSGGVDIRPFPLNWDIAKRLGPYAENKEVWEENTVINLVHLLDGKTLDIIIDCGRHDFFYDANVRLHNKLEERNIPHDFISRPGVHNGAYWHNAIAYQLLYFNSKFERLK
- a CDS encoding GIY-YIG nuclease family protein, whose translation is MKGYMYILECSNGAFYTGSTVDLDRRLEKHQAGHGANFTKRYLPVKLVYFEEYARIDQAFYREKQIQRWGRSKKIALINGDLDRLHELSACQNNSNFKYYNSKKE
- a CDS encoding Crp/Fnr family transcriptional regulator, whose amino-acid sequence is MNAQLLNNIAKHIVLLPEEIALCGDFWKEKVVRKGEYLLRNGDIAKTDNYVVTGVLKAFYLSDKGDEEILYFANDDWWATDILSFQKQSPSVYNIQALEDTLLLQIHRDSFQEMLKQIPKLETYFRSILESYVGSLQQRIITTNASNAEQKYIDFIQKYPEIAAKVPQYLIASYLGVSPEFISRIRKRNQG
- a CDS encoding FMN-dependent NADH-azoreductase produces the protein MKKVLIINASVRDKKSQNRKLARGFIENWQANYPHVSFTNREVGLDNIPPIDEPWIASAFVKPEARNKENQKGVRLSDELVKELKAHDVYVIATPMYNWAIPSGLKAYIDQIMRINETWKFRSGKPDGDYVGLLKNKQLYILSTRGDTGYGEGEKNAHMNFQTTYLKFIFTMMGVKDTTVISLDNEEFGGTLFEVSKREVYEKIKNA
- a CDS encoding MarR family winged helix-turn-helix transcriptional regulator, with protein sequence MKPEETVDFHIKTAWHAISRMYNQKAVEEGFTTSIGFVLININTHEGTPATKIAPLMGLESRSLTRILKSMEDRGLICRQPDPADKRSVRIFLTPEGKRKKEKSIQTIQAFNHAIREVVTKREMDMFFRVFEKINKVIEKQ
- a CDS encoding 3-hydroxyacyl-CoA dehydrogenase/enoyl-CoA hydratase family protein, giving the protein MKRAIQKVAILGSGVMGSRIACHFANIGVKVLLLDILPKEPNEAESKKGLSLEDKAVRNRLVNEALEKTLKSKPSPIYDRAFADRIQTGNFDDDLPKIKDYDWVIEVVVERLDIKQSLYEKVEQHRKPGTLITSNTSGIPMQMLCEGRSDDFQANFCGTHFFNPPRYLRLLEIIPGPKTDPAIIDFLMDYGDRHLGKETVLCKDTPAFIANRIGVYAMMSSMHIIESMKMGVSEVDKLTGTVIGRAKSATFRTMDVVGLDTMVNVANNLSKALQNDESKDKFKLPKTVAYLSEKKWLGDKTGQGFFHMIRHKDGSKELKEIDLQTHEYKPAEKPKFKALEASKEINDLKERIKFLVNFDDEAGAFYRATFYDLFRYCSFRIPEISDELYRIDQAVCAGFGWEYGPFENWDILGLKDTIKKMEEADQRPAEWIYEMLDAGNEHFYRVEDGRRQYYDIPSKSYKDIPGQQEFILLDTLKAANKKIWGNAGATIYDMGDEVIGLEFHTKMNSLGQEVIEGINTAITMAEKDYKGLVIGNEGANFSAGANLAMLFMFAGDQEFDEINLMIAQFQKTMMRVRYSSVPVVVAPHNMALGGGCEMSLHADAVQAHAELYMGLVEFGVGLIPAGGGTKEMILRFSNAIHSGDVEVNRLQEYFMNIATAKVSTSAEEARGLGYLQAKDDITLNRKRQFAEAKAKVIELFDEGYTQPVQQTNIKVLGKTSLALFEAGITGMRYGAYISEHDAKIARKLAWVMSGGDLSQANEVSEQYLLELEREAFLSLTGEQKTLERIQSILFKGKPLRN
- a CDS encoding four helix bundle protein produces the protein MHNFRNLKVWQKSVDFAVKIYFETKEFPSEEKFGMVSQMRRAGVSVPSNIAEGSAKSSGKAFSNSLETSLGESYELETQLEISKRVGLLNEEKSSSLHEDLVEIQRMINGLKSKVES